Proteins found in one Deltaproteobacteria bacterium IMCC39524 genomic segment:
- a CDS encoding tripartite tricarboxylate transporter permease, translated as MWDGMINGMLTGISTTMIPMNIGMVLFGCFMGSLIGMLPGLGPITAVALMIPVTYGLEPSTGMVLLAGVYYGAIFGGSTSSILINAPGEAATVATALDGYPLARQGYPGKALAIAAYASFSGGTISVIMLMFFAPMLASVATSFQSADYFALMILGLTAVSAFAGRGGVLKALLMVVLGLMLATVGTDQTSGVQRFTFGSLELLDGIEFLLLAMATFALTEALSIVLKRDESSDSLKPKMIGFKSLKVTKKEFKQIAPTIGRSSLLGFIIGVLPGAGATLGSFMAYGMERNIAKPADRENFGKGSLIGLAAPEAGNNAASSGSFVPLLCLGIPGSGTTAVMLGALIAYGIEPGPRMFTESPEVFWGVIMSMYLGNIFLLILNLPLIPYFARLLAIPRNLMVPMILFFSLMGVYLVTFNDFDILMMVLFCVAAMALRLMNFPMAPLLLGFILGGLMEDNLRRALLIYDESISFMWERPLTLGINLATLFILFFPMLRSFIASRRNNTNKTLSES; from the coding sequence ATGTGGGATGGAATGATTAACGGCATGCTTACCGGGATCAGCACCACGATGATCCCGATGAATATTGGCATGGTCCTGTTTGGTTGCTTTATGGGCAGCCTGATTGGCATGTTGCCGGGTTTGGGACCCATCACTGCGGTCGCACTGATGATTCCCGTGACCTACGGATTAGAGCCCTCTACCGGGATGGTACTGTTGGCCGGTGTCTACTATGGAGCCATTTTTGGTGGTTCGACCTCGTCAATCCTGATCAATGCTCCAGGTGAGGCTGCGACAGTAGCCACAGCGCTCGACGGCTACCCTTTGGCGCGCCAGGGCTACCCGGGCAAGGCATTGGCGATAGCTGCTTATGCATCTTTCTCCGGAGGAACCATCTCGGTCATCATGCTGATGTTTTTTGCGCCGATGCTGGCCAGCGTAGCGACTAGCTTCCAATCGGCGGACTACTTTGCGCTGATGATTCTTGGCCTTACAGCGGTATCGGCGTTTGCAGGTCGAGGAGGTGTCTTAAAAGCGCTCTTAATGGTTGTCCTGGGCCTGATGCTGGCTACGGTCGGCACCGACCAGACTTCAGGGGTGCAGCGTTTCACTTTCGGTTCACTGGAGCTGCTTGACGGTATCGAATTCCTGTTGCTGGCGATGGCGACCTTTGCTCTGACCGAAGCACTATCGATTGTCCTCAAACGAGATGAGTCGTCGGACAGTCTCAAGCCGAAAATGATCGGTTTCAAGAGTCTGAAAGTAACCAAAAAGGAGTTCAAACAAATCGCACCGACCATTGGCCGCTCCTCACTACTCGGCTTTATCATTGGTGTTCTGCCCGGCGCAGGAGCAACACTGGGCTCCTTCATGGCCTACGGCATGGAGCGAAACATCGCAAAGCCGGCGGACCGGGAGAACTTCGGGAAGGGCAGCTTGATCGGTCTGGCAGCACCTGAAGCAGGCAATAATGCCGCCAGCTCCGGATCCTTTGTCCCACTGCTCTGCCTCGGCATTCCCGGTTCAGGAACCACCGCGGTCATGCTCGGCGCGCTGATCGCCTACGGCATTGAGCCGGGCCCGCGCATGTTTACCGAAAGCCCCGAGGTTTTCTGGGGTGTCATCATGTCGATGTACCTGGGCAACATCTTTCTGTTGATTCTCAACCTGCCGCTGATCCCCTACTTTGCAAGGCTCCTGGCCATCCCGCGCAACCTGATGGTACCGATGATCCTGTTCTTCTCTCTGATGGGAGTCTACCTGGTCACCTTCAACGATTTTGACATTCTGATGATGGTTCTCTTCTGCGTTGCTGCCATGGCTTTGCGCCTGATGAATTTCCCGATGGCTCCGCTGTTACTCGGCTTTATCCTCGGCGGATTGATGGAAGACAACCTGCGCCGTGCACTGTTAATCTACGATGAGTCGATCAGTTTTATGTGGGAACGGCCACTGACTCTCGGAATCAACCTGGCCACCCTGTTTATTCTGTTTTTCCCGATGCTACGTTCGTTTATCGCCTCCAGGCGCAACAACACGAATAAGACCCTTTCAGAAAGCTAG
- a CDS encoding tripartite tricarboxylate transporter TctB family protein yields MAREKVGALVMLLFSMAYGSLALKIPLSFMAQNEFFTSRTMPYALAVLGMIIALLILVMPTADPAGKRSLKEETRGMDWKTAILLVIGMIFYGMLMKWLGFIISSILFLLCGFYILGERRIKRMLLASIPLVILLWFVMSSLLGVYIAPGELFYTLGVL; encoded by the coding sequence ATGGCACGGGAAAAGGTAGGAGCGCTGGTTATGCTGCTCTTCTCAATGGCCTACGGGTCGCTTGCACTCAAAATACCCTTAAGCTTCATGGCCCAGAACGAATTCTTCACCTCGCGAACCATGCCCTACGCGCTGGCGGTGTTGGGGATGATTATTGCGTTGCTGATTCTGGTGATGCCGACAGCTGACCCTGCTGGCAAGCGCTCCCTCAAAGAGGAGACCCGTGGCATGGATTGGAAAACAGCAATTCTGCTGGTCATTGGAATGATCTTCTACGGAATGCTTATGAAGTGGCTCGGGTTTATCATCTCCTCGATACTCTTTTTATTGTGCGGTTTCTACATTCTTGGCGAACGTCGGATCAAAAGAATGCTGCTGGCCTCAATACCACTGGTCATCCTGCTCTGGTTCGTCATGTCGTCCCTGCTCGGTGTTTACATTGCACCGGGTGAACTCTTCTACACCTTGGGGGTTTTATAA
- a CDS encoding tripartite tricarboxylate transporter substrate-binding protein: protein MGLPVNTSFAAAEVEELHFLIPGGAGGGWDGTARGVGKALLDSGLVKQASFENMSGGGGGKALNHLISTAERQQGTMLVNSTPIIIRSLTGVFPQSFRDLTPISSVIADYAALVVAKDSKYQTLEQVLADFKKDPRSVKMAGGSVKGSMDHLVPAMIVKGAGADPLKLVYVPYDAGGKAMAGLLSGDTQVLSTGFGEALGLANQGQVRILAVTSDERLSQAPDVPTVKESGVDVTFANWRGFFGAPGLPEAKAQTYRDVLKKMYATPEWEDIRNKRGWQDLYKPGAEFTSFLEGQEKAIGEMMRELGFIQ from the coding sequence ATGGGGCTACCTGTAAACACCAGCTTTGCTGCTGCCGAAGTTGAAGAACTTCACTTCCTGATCCCTGGCGGGGCCGGTGGTGGCTGGGATGGCACAGCCCGTGGCGTCGGCAAGGCGTTGCTCGATTCCGGATTAGTGAAGCAAGCCTCGTTTGAAAACATGTCAGGTGGTGGTGGCGGTAAAGCCCTGAATCACCTGATCAGTACAGCAGAGAGGCAGCAAGGCACAATGCTGGTCAACTCGACGCCTATTATTATCCGTTCGTTGACAGGAGTGTTTCCGCAATCGTTCCGTGACCTGACTCCGATTTCTTCAGTCATTGCTGACTATGCGGCATTGGTGGTTGCGAAGGATTCCAAATATCAGACACTTGAGCAAGTTCTTGCCGACTTCAAAAAAGACCCACGCTCAGTCAAAATGGCCGGTGGTTCGGTTAAAGGCAGTATGGACCACTTGGTACCGGCAATGATCGTCAAGGGCGCCGGCGCCGATCCTTTAAAACTGGTCTACGTTCCTTACGATGCTGGTGGCAAAGCTATGGCTGGCCTCCTTTCCGGTGACACCCAGGTTCTTTCGACCGGTTTCGGTGAAGCTCTTGGCCTTGCCAATCAGGGTCAAGTACGCATTCTCGCTGTGACCTCTGATGAGCGTCTCTCCCAGGCCCCCGACGTTCCAACCGTTAAAGAATCAGGTGTCGATGTAACCTTCGCCAACTGGCGTGGGTTCTTCGGCGCTCCGGGCCTTCCGGAAGCCAAGGCTCAAACCTATCGCGACGTACTGAAGAAGATGTACGCTACCCCTGAGTGGGAAGATATCCGCAACAAGCGCGGTTGGCAGGATCTTTATAAGCCAGGTGCCGAGTTTACCTCCTTCCTCGAAGGCCAGGAAAAAGCGATCGGCGAAATGATGCGCGAGCTTGGCTTTATTCAATAA